In Nitrososphaerota archaeon, a genomic segment contains:
- the hflX gene encoding GTPase HflX: MALDKKAVLVTYPDAFTKQEAIGLAEAAGFEVVQTVAQRYLKHGEYGVGSGKALEIKQIADESGSTDIIVDEALTSSQLNNLAKITGKHILDRERLILDIFASRANTTEAKLQVQLAELGYEMPRTRQSVRLSVKGERQGLSGMGEYAVDVRFRALKKRMSFIKERLREAEKRRELYRSQRQKLHMPLVSLVGYTSSGKTTLFNRLAEEDKEVAASLFTTLTTTTRSVMLPDSTKILLSDTVGFISRLPTYMIEAFKSTLDELNYADLVLLMVDASEPVDDMKIKYDSCLSILRELKVSAKVLTLLNKSDATSKENMMAVKGVVGNSLYAVISAKRGDGTHILKNLIRQNLKLQPQVKLVI, from the coding sequence ATGGCCCTGGACAAAAAAGCTGTTCTGGTCACATACCCCGATGCGTTTACCAAGCAGGAGGCTATTGGTCTCGCTGAAGCTGCTGGCTTCGAAGTTGTACAGACAGTCGCCCAAAGATACTTGAAGCACGGGGAGTATGGGGTTGGCTCTGGTAAGGCACTCGAGATAAAACAGATCGCAGACGAATCAGGTTCTACTGACATTATCGTTGATGAAGCATTGACTTCATCACAATTAAACAACCTCGCAAAGATAACTGGTAAGCATATCTTAGACAGAGAAAGGCTCATTCTTGATATCTTCGCAAGTAGGGCCAATACTACAGAGGCAAAGCTCCAAGTTCAACTAGCGGAATTGGGGTACGAGATGCCTAGGACGAGGCAAAGTGTCCGTCTTTCCGTCAAAGGAGAGCGACAAGGTCTTTCAGGAATGGGTGAATACGCTGTAGATGTTCGATTCCGAGCATTGAAGAAGCGGATGTCTTTCATAAAGGAAAGGCTTCGCGAGGCCGAGAAAAGGCGCGAGCTATATCGGTCACAAAGGCAGAAGCTGCACATGCCTCTAGTTTCGCTTGTCGGTTACACAAGCTCAGGAAAGACTACACTGTTCAATCGGCTGGCAGAGGAAGACAAAGAAGTTGCGGCCAGCCTGTTTACTACTCTCACGACGACTACTAGGAGTGTAATGTTGCCTGACTCTACCAAGATACTTCTTTCAGACACTGTAGGATTCATCAGCAGGTTGCCTACATACATGATCGAGGCATTCAAGTCGACGCTGGACGAGCTAAATTACGCAGATCTGGTTCTTCTAATGGTAGATGCCAGCGAACCAGTTGATGATATGAAGATAAAATATGATAGTTGTTTAAGCATTCTAAGAGAACTGAAGGTATCAGCGAAGGTCTTGACGCTTCTGAACAAATCTGATGCAACCTCAAAAGAGAACATGATGGCAGTCAAGGGAGTTGTTGGGAATTCACTATATGCGGTTATTTCTGCAAAGCGTGGTGACGGCACACATATTCTCAAGAATCTGATTCGGCAGAATCTAAAACTGCAACCCCAAGTAAAGCTAGTTATATGA
- the amrS gene encoding AmmeMemoRadiSam system radical SAM enzyme: MKEAVLYEQLPEKRVLCTACSRYCNIPEGKIGLCGIRQNIDGKLQLLVYGKVIAGHVDPIEKKPVTHFMPGSKIFSIATTGCNWLCHPKGTNIMMADGSQKTVESILPGDTLWSYEVNKGFKIVPSVVTHVGRRWAEIYEVSYGSRGHGTFYATKEHPVLTQRGWKEVGELNDGDNVLKVWYQNTPTWHSKRSESIKNAVFRCAVCSARVTGLAAWNAHRGECYVRGLEWTEEHSANVRNRMLNNNPMKETECVKKLIKTSQERFLSDPSYGWHCNVERLRTWLYRYPSEGQERLYRLLEELSLPYQPEYKIKVEKGIEGSKSYYIADAALIEAKIDIEVDGWWHYNSLQVAKNDKIRDQTLELNGWRVIRISGRQLFNHPEEVKTLLLERSAPVVRTNKRQWLTIESIEQAKRFEEVYSLECIPNHNYVADGILVHNCHYCQNFDISQRRKVEGTDASPQHIVKMAKKYQADGIAYTYNEPTIFIEYAHDIGLVARKEGLINIFVSNGFMTPPSIAMMPNFLDCITVDFKGSGEREFVRKFIGIPSADPIFQNLLELKGKTKIHLEITDLIVPRVGDSLDSARHLSKWVYDNLGPDTPIHFLRFHPDYKMMDFPMTPIETLVRHHEIGKEVGLNYVYIGNVPGHSLEHTYCPGCKQIVVQRYGYDILDWKMDRNNKCLNCGYKIAIVGSLSNSARRIRFHPVTLS, encoded by the coding sequence TTGAAGGAAGCCGTCCTATACGAGCAGCTGCCAGAAAAGAGAGTTCTCTGTACTGCTTGTTCCAGATACTGTAACATACCAGAAGGAAAGATCGGGCTCTGCGGAATCAGGCAGAACATTGATGGTAAACTCCAACTTCTGGTTTATGGCAAGGTCATAGCTGGACACGTAGACCCGATAGAAAAGAAGCCAGTAACCCATTTTATGCCTGGCTCCAAAATATTCTCCATAGCTACCACGGGTTGTAACTGGCTTTGTCATCCAAAGGGTACGAATATTATGATGGCCGATGGGAGCCAAAAGACAGTCGAAAGCATACTGCCAGGTGACACGCTGTGGTCTTACGAGGTTAACAAAGGTTTCAAAATCGTTCCTTCAGTAGTTACTCACGTTGGAAGAAGGTGGGCAGAAATCTATGAAGTATCTTATGGAAGTAGGGGCCACGGCACTTTCTATGCAACCAAGGAGCACCCCGTACTAACACAGCGAGGTTGGAAAGAGGTAGGAGAGCTGAATGATGGTGACAACGTCTTAAAAGTCTGGTATCAAAATACGCCAACTTGGCATTCAAAGAGAAGTGAATCCATTAAGAACGCAGTCTTTAGGTGTGCAGTATGTAGCGCCAGAGTTACAGGACTAGCTGCCTGGAATGCGCATAGAGGAGAGTGCTACGTCAGAGGGTTGGAGTGGACTGAGGAGCATTCAGCAAATGTCAGAAACAGGATGTTAAACAATAACCCTATGAAGGAAACTGAATGTGTAAAAAAGCTGATAAAGACTAGTCAAGAAAGGTTTCTCTCAGATCCATCGTATGGTTGGCACTGCAATGTTGAGAGGCTTAGAACATGGCTTTACAGGTACCCCTCGGAAGGGCAGGAGCGTCTCTATAGATTACTCGAAGAATTAAGTCTACCATACCAGCCCGAATACAAGATCAAAGTGGAAAAGGGAATCGAGGGTTCAAAGTCTTACTATATAGCCGATGCCGCGTTGATTGAGGCGAAAATAGACATCGAAGTAGATGGCTGGTGGCATTATAACTCCTTACAGGTTGCAAAAAACGACAAAATCAGAGACCAAACACTCGAGCTTAATGGCTGGCGGGTAATCCGAATATCTGGAAGGCAACTTTTCAACCATCCAGAAGAGGTAAAAACTCTTCTGCTTGAAAGGTCAGCTCCTGTAGTCAGAACGAATAAGAGACAGTGGTTAACTATCGAATCCATAGAGCAAGCCAAAAGATTCGAGGAAGTGTACAGCTTAGAATGTATCCCCAACCATAACTATGTCGCGGATGGCATTCTGGTTCATAATTGCCATTATTGCCAGAATTTCGACATAAGCCAGAGAAGAAAGGTAGAAGGTACTGATGCTTCACCACAGCATATTGTCAAAATGGCCAAGAAGTATCAAGCCGATGGCATAGCATACACCTACAACGAACCCACCATATTCATTGAATATGCCCATGACATAGGGCTAGTCGCAAGGAAGGAAGGCTTGATCAACATCTTCGTTTCAAACGGTTTCATGACGCCTCCATCAATTGCAATGATGCCCAACTTTTTAGACTGTATTACTGTGGACTTCAAAGGCAGCGGGGAGAGGGAATTTGTCAGGAAGTTCATAGGCATACCCAGTGCTGATCCTATCTTTCAGAACCTCCTCGAACTAAAAGGGAAAACTAAGATTCATCTTGAAATTACTGACTTGATAGTGCCCAGAGTGGGCGATTCTCTAGACTCTGCAAGGCATCTTTCAAAGTGGGTATATGACAACCTTGGCCCCGATACTCCGATACACTTCTTGCGCTTCCACCCTGACTACAAGATGATGGACTTTCCTATGACGCCTATAGAGACACTTGTCAGGCACCATGAAATAGGAAAAGAGGTTGGTTTGAACTATGTCTACATAGGAAACGTCCCAGGCCATTCTCTCGAGCATACCTACTGCCCTGGATGCAAGCAGATAGTTGTGCAACGCTACGGCTACGACATACTAGACTGGAAGATGGACAGGAATAACAAGTGTCTAAACTGCGGCTATAAGATCGCTATTGTGGGCTCTCTAAGCAACTCTGCAAGAAGAATCAGGTTCCATCCAGTAACCCTGAGCTAA
- a CDS encoding thiolase domain-containing protein: MRSVSIIGTHLTNFGKLDKNLKQIAAEACVGAMDDAGISPRQIEEFVLGNFASGTLTKQETVAPIVANAVGLASIPATKVEGACASGGIALRYGYQMVASGLRDFVLVAGVEKMTAAPTTKAIESLAAAEDMEIEGRTGLTFPGFFALVMNRYSQKFGTTREQIAQVSVKNRKYGTRNPKAQFRKEVTVEEVINSRLIADPIRLLDCCGISDGAGAAVLCPTETARKFTDTPIQIAGIAQVSGKGAAFEYEDLTGFESTKVAAEQAMRMARVSHREVDVLELHDCFTIAEIVASEDLGFFTKGAGSGALEEGETQIGGKIPINPSGGLLSKGHPIGATGIGQVYEIVEQLRGEAPNQVSDAKVGMTHNFGATGTVCVVSILKR; encoded by the coding sequence TTGAGGTCTGTATCAATCATCGGAACACATCTAACAAACTTTGGAAAACTTGACAAAAACCTGAAGCAGATAGCTGCCGAAGCGTGTGTAGGTGCCATGGATGATGCTGGAATCTCTCCTAGACAGATAGAAGAGTTTGTACTTGGGAATTTTGCCTCTGGAACACTGACAAAGCAGGAAACTGTGGCACCCATAGTGGCAAATGCCGTGGGACTTGCAAGCATACCCGCTACCAAAGTTGAAGGGGCGTGTGCCTCGGGTGGGATAGCGCTAAGGTATGGTTATCAGATGGTTGCCAGCGGTCTTCGAGATTTTGTGCTAGTTGCTGGTGTTGAGAAGATGACCGCAGCACCAACAACAAAGGCAATTGAGAGCCTTGCAGCTGCAGAAGACATGGAGATCGAAGGAAGGACTGGGCTAACATTTCCAGGTTTTTTTGCATTAGTAATGAACCGTTATTCGCAGAAGTTCGGGACTACAAGGGAGCAGATAGCCCAAGTTTCAGTCAAAAATAGGAAATACGGGACGCGTAACCCAAAGGCGCAGTTCAGGAAGGAGGTCACAGTTGAGGAGGTCATCAACTCCCGCCTAATTGCTGACCCTATTAGACTGCTAGACTGTTGTGGAATAAGCGATGGTGCTGGGGCGGCAGTACTTTGTCCTACTGAAACAGCGCGCAAGTTTACGGACACGCCAATTCAGATTGCTGGAATAGCACAGGTAAGCGGAAAAGGTGCAGCGTTCGAATACGAAGACCTTACGGGTTTTGAATCTACTAAAGTGGCTGCAGAGCAGGCTATGCGTATGGCTAGAGTTTCTCACAGAGAGGTAGATGTGCTTGAATTGCATGACTGCTTTACGATTGCTGAGATTGTAGCAAGCGAAGATCTTGGATTTTTCACAAAGGGGGCTGGTTCAGGGGCACTTGAGGAAGGAGAAACCCAGATTGGAGGAAAGATCCCGATAAACCCTAGCGGAGGGCTGCTATCAAAAGGCCATCCTATCGGTGCGACAGGCATAGGCCAGGTATATGAAATAGTTGAGCAGCTCAGAGGGGAAGCACCTAATCAGGTTTCTGACGCTAAGGTAGGAATGACACATAATTTCGGGGCAACAGGAACAGTATGCGTAGTGAGCATTCTCAAAAGGTAG
- the pyk gene encoding pyruvate kinase, translating into MGTCATKIVCTVGPNSSSTDTICGMIKAGMNVARVNLSHGNRSTHKSLIDAVRKASSITQTPIGLLLDLPGPRIRVGKIKISPMLLERGAEITLSPGDFEGISERIPVDYADLASEVSAGDEISLANGLITLKVKRVKGHDVICKVVVGGLLFSRKGVNVPSRSLKLPAITDVDKAHIRFGIEAGADFLAVSFVRGPDDVRVAKELVHQDSSNAMIIAKIEKAEGFRRLEEILEIADGIMVARGDLGVELPFERTPIIQKKIIEKCNDAGKPVITATQMLMSMVNSPTPTRAEVTDIANAVLDGTDAVMLSEETAVGNYPVQAVRVMSKIVQEAEKAIDHRAVIRKHRENLEPGIGEALSLSAVELALNIKAAAVVAPTRSGLTARRISRYRCPQPILALTGDEDVARQLLISWGVIPIMSRTLKTAEEIFRESEQIVLKNKYGKKGDQIIVVAGSPTSPKGRTDIIRVLTLGGSK; encoded by the coding sequence ATGGGCACTTGCGCAACTAAGATCGTATGCACTGTCGGGCCTAACAGCTCCTCAACCGATACAATATGCGGGATGATAAAGGCAGGTATGAATGTTGCTAGGGTAAATCTCTCGCATGGCAACAGGAGTACTCATAAATCTCTAATCGACGCTGTCAGAAAGGCATCTAGCATAACGCAAACGCCAATAGGGCTGTTGCTTGATCTGCCTGGGCCAAGGATACGAGTAGGGAAGATCAAAATTAGTCCTATGTTGCTTGAGAGAGGTGCGGAGATTACTCTCTCGCCGGGTGACTTTGAGGGTATAAGCGAGAGAATTCCTGTTGACTATGCTGATTTGGCATCCGAGGTGTCCGCTGGAGACGAAATTTCGCTTGCCAATGGCCTAATAACTCTCAAAGTCAAACGCGTAAAGGGCCACGATGTTATCTGTAAGGTAGTTGTAGGAGGACTGCTCTTCTCAAGAAAGGGCGTGAATGTGCCGAGCAGGAGTTTAAAACTTCCAGCCATAACCGATGTTGACAAAGCGCACATACGCTTCGGCATAGAGGCGGGAGCTGACTTTCTTGCTGTGTCTTTCGTTAGAGGACCAGACGACGTACGAGTAGCCAAGGAACTTGTTCATCAGGATAGCAGCAATGCGATGATCATTGCCAAGATAGAGAAGGCAGAGGGATTCAGGAGATTAGAGGAGATTCTCGAAATTGCAGACGGGATAATGGTCGCAAGAGGAGACCTTGGTGTCGAATTACCTTTTGAAAGAACTCCCATCATACAGAAGAAAATTATTGAAAAGTGCAACGATGCTGGCAAACCAGTGATAACCGCGACGCAGATGCTCATGTCCATGGTGAACAGCCCTACGCCTACCAGAGCAGAAGTGACAGACATAGCTAACGCCGTTCTTGATGGAACTGACGCAGTCATGTTATCGGAAGAAACTGCTGTTGGCAACTACCCCGTCCAAGCAGTGCGGGTAATGTCTAAGATAGTGCAGGAGGCTGAAAAGGCAATAGATCATCGTGCAGTAATCAGGAAGCATAGAGAGAATTTAGAGCCTGGCATCGGTGAAGCTCTGAGCCTTTCGGCAGTAGAACTGGCACTTAACATAAAAGCTGCAGCTGTTGTCGCTCCAACAAGATCTGGGCTGACAGCAAGGAGAATTTCAAGGTATCGGTGCCCCCAACCCATACTTGCCCTAACGGGAGACGAGGATGTAGCTAGGCAATTGCTGATTTCTTGGGGAGTGATACCTATTATGTCGCGCACCCTCAAGACGGCTGAAGAGATATTCAGGGAGTCGGAGCAAATCGTGCTCAAGAACAAGTACGGTAAAAAAGGCGACCAGATAATCGTCGTTGCTGGGAGTCCTACAAGTCCAAAAGGCAGGACAGACATCATAAGAGTTCTCACACTGGGTGGGTCAAAGTAA
- a CDS encoding FAD-dependent oxidoreductase, which yields MDAYDVVVIGGGCVGCSTIYHLSQQYQGKFLLIEKEYQHAMHTSNVFRNSGTIHDGATEDYVPGTKKYVMSPSGARKLIDYCKAAEKKYKKNLAKKVGKMVVDSTREKLDKMEEGSNKIGFDVRVLGRKEIEKIQPIVVREREERDQVFALYHSEAHIIDSSAYVDTLVGEAKEKGAEFAYSTKLTGLKEKDGLLEIETSKGNLLARYVVNSAGMHAITIARELGVGDDYTLIPVRGDFFEIVGAKATEITKCIYQAPVKSSTAGTSNPQHFHPSMHGKTYGGPTAVPIYGMELYAGKPEENAVDSKYYLLELAKATLGFSGFWKLLMKGSFWEMSYREFRKSVLPERWALKYFLQDARKLIPSLEKSDLVKSPHSGIRAQPLDKQGNMVPDIQILYGRNSSHYFSPSPALSLSITLGENESARIATELDLKPL from the coding sequence ATGGATGCTTATGACGTAGTTGTCATTGGTGGTGGATGCGTTGGTTGCTCTACAATTTATCATTTATCGCAGCAATATCAAGGGAAGTTCTTGCTCATAGAAAAAGAGTATCAACATGCTATGCACACCAGCAACGTCTTCAGGAACAGTGGCACAATTCATGATGGGGCAACGGAGGATTACGTGCCAGGTACGAAAAAGTACGTCATGAGCCCTTCGGGGGCAAGGAAACTCATCGACTACTGCAAAGCTGCAGAAAAGAAATACAAGAAAAATCTAGCCAAAAAAGTCGGGAAGATGGTAGTTGACAGCACGAGGGAGAAACTTGACAAGATGGAAGAAGGTAGCAATAAAATCGGTTTTGATGTTAGGGTATTAGGCAGGAAGGAGATAGAGAAGATACAGCCTATAGTTGTACGTGAGAGAGAGGAAAGAGATCAAGTGTTTGCTCTTTATCATTCTGAAGCTCATATAATTGATTCTTCCGCATACGTGGACACATTGGTTGGCGAGGCTAAGGAGAAAGGAGCCGAGTTTGCTTATAGCACCAAACTAACCGGTCTGAAAGAAAAAGATGGCCTATTGGAGATAGAAACTAGCAAAGGAAACTTGCTTGCGAGATATGTCGTAAACTCTGCAGGCATGCACGCAATAACGATAGCAAGAGAATTAGGGGTAGGAGATGACTATACTCTAATACCAGTGCGTGGGGATTTCTTTGAGATTGTAGGCGCAAAAGCGACGGAGATAACCAAATGTATCTATCAAGCGCCTGTAAAATCATCTACTGCAGGAACGAGCAACCCTCAGCACTTTCATCCGTCAATGCACGGGAAAACTTACGGAGGGCCTACTGCTGTCCCAATTTACGGCATGGAGCTATATGCAGGTAAGCCTGAAGAGAATGCTGTCGATAGCAAGTACTATCTGCTAGAATTGGCAAAGGCGACTCTTGGGTTTTCGGGCTTCTGGAAGCTTCTCATGAAGGGAAGTTTCTGGGAGATGAGCTACAGGGAATTCAGAAAATCCGTCTTGCCCGAGAGGTGGGCACTGAAGTACTTCTTACAGGATGCAAGGAAACTCATTCCATCGCTAGAAAAGTCTGATTTGGTAAAGTCTCCGCATTCGGGAATAAGGGCTCAGCCGCTAGATAAACAGGGGAACATGGTTCCAGACATCCAAATACTGTACGGGAGAAATTCGTCGCACTACTTCAGCCCCTCACCTGCACTCTCTCTCTCAATCACATTGGGAGAGAATGAAAGTGCTCGCATAGCGACAGAGTTAGACCTTAAGCCATTATAA
- a CDS encoding HlyC/CorC family transporter, giving the protein MVDIVQIVVLVTLIGLSAFFSASETAVISTTEVKVRTLIEERKKGANALYKLKQNPKRFLITILIGNNLVNIGAAALGTLIATEAFGSVGLGIATGVLTLAILTFGEITPKSYATVHNEKISLLVARPIELLSYILVPLVIPFEKLTSAFTKSGIGQIPLVTEEELKTMIEMSAEQQVIEKHEMEFIKGALKSGDITAREVMTPRVRMFVLDSKISVKDAMNELVKSRYSRAPIIDGSRDKVVGIAYLKELLTAHRNRKGKLNIMEVARTPLFVSQTEAVGNLLREFQSKKAHMAIVVDEFGGVEGLLTLEDLVEEIVGEIVDEGEISPMLIRRIDRDTILVHGDTEIEDVERFLNVDLSRVAGSSTINGLLHHVLKDLPKIGDEAEVNNVLFYVEEVKDNAAVKVRIKKK; this is encoded by the coding sequence ATGGTCGACATAGTTCAGATAGTCGTGCTCGTAACTCTAATCGGGCTTTCAGCTTTCTTTTCAGCAAGTGAAACTGCCGTGATTTCGACTACGGAGGTAAAAGTGAGGACACTGATAGAAGAGAGAAAGAAGGGCGCTAATGCGCTTTACAAACTCAAACAGAATCCTAAGCGATTTCTAATAACCATACTTATCGGGAATAACTTGGTTAATATTGGAGCTGCGGCATTGGGCACATTGATAGCGACTGAAGCCTTTGGCTCTGTGGGACTCGGGATAGCAACAGGAGTGCTTACCCTTGCTATCCTTACGTTTGGAGAGATTACTCCCAAGTCTTACGCAACTGTTCATAATGAAAAGATCTCCCTTTTGGTAGCTAGGCCGATAGAACTTCTTAGTTACATACTTGTTCCTCTTGTGATTCCTTTTGAGAAACTTACCTCGGCCTTTACAAAATCGGGTATAGGGCAGATACCACTAGTGACTGAAGAGGAGCTCAAGACAATGATTGAAATGAGTGCTGAACAGCAAGTCATAGAAAAGCATGAAATGGAGTTCATCAAAGGTGCGTTAAAGTCCGGTGACATAACTGCCAGAGAGGTTATGACGCCTAGAGTCAGGATGTTCGTTCTCGACTCTAAGATCTCTGTAAAAGATGCGATGAATGAATTGGTTAAGAGCAGATACTCTAGAGCACCTATAATCGACGGCTCTAGAGATAAGGTGGTTGGGATTGCATATCTTAAGGAGTTATTGACTGCTCATCGAAACCGTAAAGGGAAGCTAAACATAATGGAAGTCGCTAGGACACCGCTCTTTGTCTCTCAAACGGAGGCTGTTGGAAACCTACTTAGAGAATTCCAATCCAAAAAGGCCCATATGGCTATAGTTGTTGATGAGTTTGGGGGTGTTGAAGGATTACTTACCTTGGAGGACTTGGTGGAAGAAATCGTGGGAGAAATAGTGGACGAAGGTGAAATTTCTCCTATGCTAATAAGGAGAATAGATAGAGATACAATATTAGTTCATGGAGATACTGAGATTGAGGACGTTGAGAGATTTCTTAATGTAGATCTTTCTAGGGTTGCAGGGAGCTCTACTATCAATGGTCTACTCCATCACGTTCTGAAGGATCTACCAAAGATAGGCGATGAGGCTGAAGTGAATAATGTTTTGTTCTATGTTGAGGAGGTAAAAGATAATGCTGCGGTAAAAGTGCGAATCAAGAAAAAATAA
- a CDS encoding class I SAM-dependent methyltransferase — translation MFGIYKSIKAIFGPVFGRLLGNRYRLPARLLELKLASLLGNPVNERIIEYPWVLDRLKERKGGKILDVGCGWPGLLSSYLLSKGYDVYGLDIVQCKTLPQDRFFLLDARKTNLPNASFDTIISLSTLEHIGTDEEEDDIKTMQEMWRLLKKDGVLLFTTPFAAKYGNRGQRFFSKERLMEITKSFRVHDTKYFIQKGSSWVEVSLGDAEDATRNYDGVHSIAIVAMVLEK, via the coding sequence ATGTTTGGCATATACAAGAGCATAAAGGCGATCTTTGGACCAGTCTTTGGACGCTTGCTGGGAAACAGGTATAGACTTCCTGCACGTCTTTTGGAATTAAAGCTGGCGTCGTTATTGGGTAACCCAGTTAACGAAAGAATAATCGAGTATCCTTGGGTCCTTGACCGTCTTAAAGAAAGGAAAGGTGGAAAAATACTCGATGTCGGATGTGGTTGGCCAGGCCTGCTATCAAGTTACCTTCTTTCCAAGGGCTATGATGTATATGGGCTTGACATTGTACAATGTAAGACTCTCCCGCAGGATAGGTTTTTTCTGCTTGACGCAAGGAAGACAAATCTTCCTAATGCTTCTTTTGATACGATCATCTCGCTGTCTACATTGGAACATATAGGAACCGATGAAGAAGAAGACGATATCAAGACCATGCAGGAAATGTGGCGCCTGCTTAAGAAAGATGGCGTATTGCTTTTCACTACGCCATTTGCCGCCAAATACGGCAATAGAGGCCAAAGGTTCTTCAGCAAAGAACGTCTAATGGAAATAACAAAATCTTTCAGAGTGCACGACACTAAATACTTCATTCAAAAAGGCAGCAGCTGGGTAGAAGTATCATTGGGAGATGCCGAGGATGCAACGCGCAACTACGACGGCGTTCATTCCATAGCCATAGTCGCTATGGTACTCGAGAAGTAA
- a CDS encoding alanine--glyoxylate aminotransferase family protein — protein sequence MIPGPTTLHHRVRKVMNDPQVGHSSKEFYEAFVELLQLTKKVYKSTKGHPFVITGSGTIAMEATAVSLIEPDDPVVVLDTGHFGQRFELILNSQGAKVDTLSFKFGNHAEPKILQDKISKKKYKAVFMTHVDTSSTVSNPIKELVRIAKDAGALAIVDAVCSLGGMEIDFDSLGADVVLSASQKALGAPPGVALMMLSQGAIEWMNRRKVPIRSYYLNLLRWKPIMEDPKMYLATPAVQVMLALKEALTMVIEEGLEPRWERHRKLAEAVRTGLAALDLSFIAEDGYRANTVTGIHVPKGEAGQIQSSLKYEYNVEVARGFGDLKEDALRIGHFANVDKMHVTALLSGMELTLRSLGIDVPKGTAIEAASKFLLPGA from the coding sequence ATGATACCAGGACCAACTACATTGCATCATAGGGTAAGGAAAGTGATGAACGACCCTCAGGTAGGCCACTCTAGCAAAGAGTTCTACGAAGCTTTTGTAGAGCTTTTACAGCTGACAAAGAAGGTATACAAGAGCACAAAAGGCCATCCATTCGTGATAACTGGCTCTGGGACGATAGCGATGGAAGCTACTGCAGTGAGCTTGATAGAGCCCGATGACCCAGTAGTTGTTCTTGACACTGGCCATTTTGGGCAGAGATTCGAATTAATTCTGAATTCTCAGGGTGCAAAAGTTGACACCTTGAGTTTCAAGTTCGGAAATCACGCCGAGCCAAAGATTCTCCAAGATAAGATCTCGAAGAAAAAATACAAAGCCGTATTCATGACACACGTTGACACATCATCGACAGTTTCAAATCCCATAAAGGAATTGGTGCGAATAGCAAAGGACGCAGGAGCTCTAGCTATAGTCGACGCTGTATGTAGTCTTGGCGGAATGGAAATTGACTTCGACAGTCTCGGTGCTGATGTTGTACTAAGTGCATCACAAAAGGCCCTCGGCGCTCCTCCTGGTGTTGCTCTGATGATGCTCTCGCAAGGTGCTATAGAGTGGATGAACAGAAGAAAGGTTCCCATTAGATCATATTACCTGAACTTGCTCAGGTGGAAGCCAATAATGGAGGACCCCAAGATGTACCTAGCTACACCAGCTGTTCAAGTAATGCTAGCACTCAAAGAGGCTTTGACCATGGTCATTGAGGAAGGGTTAGAACCAAGATGGGAAAGACACAGGAAACTTGCAGAAGCTGTAAGGACAGGCTTGGCAGCGTTAGATCTTTCGTTTATAGCTGAGGATGGTTATAGGGCAAATACAGTGACAGGAATCCATGTTCCAAAGGGCGAAGCTGGTCAGATCCAATCATCTCTGAAATACGAATACAACGTGGAAGTTGCTAGAGGTTTTGGGGATTTGAAGGAGGACGCTCTCAGAATAGGGCATTTTGCAAATGTTGATAAAATGCATGTGACTGCACTTCTCTCCGGGATGGAGTTGACGCTCAGAAGTCTGGGCATTGATGTCCCGAAGGGGACTGCAATTGAAGCAGCGTCCAAGTTTCTCTTGCCTGGTGCCTAG